From the genome of Ornithobacterium rhinotracheale, one region includes:
- a CDS encoding response regulator transcription factor: protein MADNNIKLLLVEDDPSFGTVLKDYLQINDFDVKHAIDGEEGLRLFKEEKFNLVITDVMMPRKDGFTMAKEIKDLNHDMPIIFLTAKNMREDVLKGYKLGADDYVTKPFDSEVLLYKIKAIVQRNGINEEKFEQDEFKIGNFEFNAKLRHLNVNGIEYKLSPKENELLRVLCVFENDLMPREVALNRIWNEDNYFTSRSMDVYIAKLRKYLKDDPDVEIVNIHGEGFRLVSDKDA from the coding sequence ATGGCCGATAACAACATAAAACTATTGCTAGTTGAGGATGATCCTAGTTTTGGAACCGTACTCAAAGACTATCTCCAGATCAACGATTTTGATGTAAAACACGCAATCGATGGAGAGGAAGGTCTAAGACTTTTCAAAGAAGAAAAGTTCAATCTTGTGATTACTGATGTAATGATGCCTAGAAAAGATGGTTTCACTATGGCTAAAGAAATCAAAGATCTTAATCACGATATGCCTATCATTTTCCTAACTGCTAAAAACATGCGAGAAGATGTTTTGAAAGGTTACAAATTAGGGGCAGACGACTATGTTACAAAACCATTTGACTCTGAAGTGCTTTTGTATAAAATCAAAGCTATCGTTCAAAGAAATGGTATAAACGAAGAAAAATTTGAACAAGATGAGTTCAAGATTGGAAACTTTGAGTTCAATGCTAAATTAAGACACCTTAATGTTAATGGTATTGAATACAAGCTTTCTCCTAAGGAAAACGAGCTTTTGAGAGTGCTTTGTGTATTTGAAAATGATTTAATGCCTAGAGAAGTGGCACTAAACAGAATTTGGAACGAAGATAATTACTTCACTTCTAGAAGTATGGATGTTTATATCGCTAAACTTAGAAAATACTTGAAAGATGATCCAGATGTGGAAATTGTAAACATTCACGGGGAAGGATTCCGCTTGGTTTCAGATAAGGATGCGTAG
- a CDS encoding sensor histidine kinase KdpD, which produces MKKKFFKILIVLMTISLVGLIIVQLYWLKKAFDAKESEFDSRVYRALDETAMAVRQHEVDRYYKYFNTTRKTMRNSAEKPEVITSQIESDSANVKYVYITRYMMDKIKLPISGIHNDSLKVTQLYSSEKAFKVKKDSSLKGFQPLPIDLENEFKDATYTIERFAKLYSGNTPISKRVDFKLIDSVFSFYQKKWNVSTDFKLAVLNADSTTIALKENGYIQENDNFLTPLFSNSKNKVSYYLSVYLPQKRGTILSTYSGLAILTIFFTLTILCVYVASIYIMIKQRQISQMKTDFMNNMTHEFKTPIATISVAADALKSPVISSNPEKIKHYANLIKQENKRMNQQVENVLRISKLERREILLDKSLVDINELVKDSVDSIRLIVENRNGTIFEKYNVKSCELSVDAFHMRNIILNVLDNANKYSPEVPEISVTTYIEDNKWYVIKIEDKGMGMNKNVIHRIFEKFYRAETGNVHNVKGHGLGLAYVKHIMDLHKGIIEVESHKGKGTTFYLKLSIN; this is translated from the coding sequence ATGAAAAAAAAATTTTTTAAAATATTAATTGTTTTAATGACAATTTCCCTCGTGGGACTCATCATTGTGCAATTATATTGGCTCAAAAAAGCTTTTGACGCCAAAGAAAGCGAGTTCGATAGCCGTGTGTATCGTGCACTGGACGAAACAGCAATGGCTGTACGCCAGCACGAGGTAGATCGCTACTACAAATACTTCAACACCACACGGAAAACCATGCGCAACAGTGCTGAAAAACCAGAAGTGATCACCTCACAAATCGAGAGCGACTCTGCCAATGTGAAGTATGTCTACATCACTCGCTATATGATGGATAAGATTAAACTTCCAATTTCGGGCATACACAATGATTCTTTAAAAGTAACTCAACTTTATTCCTCCGAAAAAGCGTTCAAAGTGAAGAAAGATTCGAGTTTAAAAGGATTTCAACCTCTACCTATCGATCTTGAAAATGAGTTTAAAGATGCGACTTACACCATCGAACGCTTTGCCAAGCTATATTCTGGCAATACACCGATAAGCAAAAGAGTTGATTTTAAATTAATTGATTCTGTTTTTTCTTTTTATCAAAAAAAATGGAATGTAAGTACCGATTTTAAATTGGCAGTCCTAAATGCCGATTCCACCACCATTGCACTGAAAGAAAATGGATATATTCAAGAAAATGATAATTTCTTAACGCCACTTTTCTCCAACTCCAAAAACAAAGTGAGCTACTACCTATCTGTCTATTTACCACAAAAAAGGGGCACTATACTCTCTACATATTCAGGCTTGGCAATACTCACCATTTTCTTTACCCTTACGATTCTGTGCGTGTATGTAGCATCTATCTATATTATGATAAAGCAAAGGCAAATTTCGCAAATGAAAACGGATTTCATGAACAATATGACACACGAGTTCAAAACGCCTATTGCCACAATTTCTGTTGCTGCCGATGCGCTGAAAAGCCCCGTAATATCTAGCAATCCAGAGAAAATCAAGCATTATGCTAATTTAATAAAACAGGAGAATAAAAGAATGAACCAACAGGTGGAGAATGTGCTGAGAATCTCTAAGTTAGAGCGTAGAGAGATATTACTAGACAAATCTCTTGTTGATATTAATGAATTAGTAAAAGATAGTGTGGATTCTATAAGACTTATTGTAGAAAACAGAAATGGCACAATTTTTGAAAAATATAATGTTAAATCTTGTGAACTTTCAGTTGATGCATTCCACATGAGAAATATTATTTTGAATGTCTTAGACAATGCGAATAAATATTCTCCAGAGGTGCCCGAGATTTCTGTAACTACTTATATAGAGGATAATAAGTGGTATGTTATAAAAATAGAAGACAAGGGAATGGGCATGAATAAAAATGTAATTCACCGAATCTTTGAGAAGTTTTATAGAGCAGAAACGGGAAATGTTCATAATGTTAAAGGGCATGGTTTAGGATTGGCTTATGTTAAACACATTATGGATTTGCACAAAGGAATTATAGAAGTTGAAAGTCATAAAGGAAAAGGAACAACATTTTATTTAAAATTATCAATAAATTAA
- the coaE gene encoding dephospho-CoA kinase (Dephospho-CoA kinase (CoaE) performs the final step in coenzyme A biosynthesis.) translates to MKIIGITGGIGSGKSTAAKFIAEAGFPVYNSDQRAKDLYQESAEIKAQLIAWYGTEIYTPNGLNKERLAEIIFSNDAELKRLNALIHPAVAKDFKKWKSAQKSDFVFKESAILFESGTNESCDFVLNISSPTEKRIERAAKRDHTSAQNIEQRIEKQMTDEDREKLANYTIHNDGSLADFKHKTLEFLNKLPNIV, encoded by the coding sequence ATGAAAATTATCGGTATCACGGGAGGAATCGGCTCTGGAAAATCTACCGCTGCAAAATTCATTGCAGAAGCGGGATTTCCCGTGTATAATTCAGACCAAAGGGCTAAGGACTTATACCAAGAATCTGCTGAAATTAAAGCACAATTAATCGCTTGGTATGGCACAGAAATTTACACCCCAAATGGGCTTAATAAAGAACGGTTAGCCGAAATCATTTTCTCTAACGATGCGGAGCTCAAACGCCTCAATGCCCTGATACACCCCGCGGTGGCAAAGGATTTTAAGAAGTGGAAAAGCGCCCAAAAATCTGATTTTGTATTCAAAGAATCGGCTATTTTATTTGAATCTGGCACTAATGAAAGTTGTGATTTTGTACTAAACATATCAAGCCCCACCGAAAAGCGTATCGAGCGGGCTGCCAAGCGCGACCATACCTCCGCCCAAAACATAGAGCAGCGCATAGAAAAGCAAATGACCGATGAGGATAGGGAAAAACTGGCCAATTACACCATTCACAACGATGGGAGTTTGGCAGATTTTAAACACAAAACGCTTGAATTTTTAAACAAATTGCCTAATATTGTGTAA
- a CDS encoding DUF6048 family protein: protein MKSLVKTLLTFCLLINISSVLGQENKPQEKKERKKVFVGIDLAQPALQFFTHKTGYEASAIVPIRKKWYAAAEAGYEKNEYDDVGWKGKSSGFFTNIGANWIVSQDNENPNMNFYMGGRVGFSLFNQEFSEAPVQGYRESPISISIPSHSATAVWFEPLVGASVPIGNSNFYINANTGINILLFKKTDQNIDPIAIPGFGKNNNGLNLRVVWAIGYAF from the coding sequence ATGAAATCATTAGTCAAAACGCTGCTCACATTTTGCTTACTTATTAATATTTCGTCGGTTTTGGGACAGGAAAATAAGCCCCAAGAAAAGAAGGAACGAAAAAAAGTTTTTGTAGGGATAGACTTGGCACAGCCTGCCCTGCAATTTTTCACCCATAAAACGGGCTACGAAGCTAGCGCAATAGTCCCCATTCGCAAAAAATGGTATGCCGCAGCCGAGGCGGGCTACGAAAAAAATGAATACGATGATGTGGGCTGGAAGGGCAAATCTAGCGGATTTTTTACCAATATAGGGGCCAACTGGATTGTGAGCCAAGACAACGAAAACCCAAACATGAATTTCTACATGGGTGGGCGCGTTGGTTTTTCGTTATTCAATCAAGAATTTAGCGAAGCTCCCGTGCAAGGCTATCGCGAATCCCCCATCAGCATTTCAATCCCAAGCCATTCAGCAACAGCCGTTTGGTTTGAGCCACTTGTGGGTGCCAGCGTGCCGATCGGCAACTCCAATTTTTACATCAATGCCAATACGGGGATCAACATTTTGCTTTTCAAGAAAACCGACCAAAACATAGACCCTATCGCCATTCCTGGCTTTGGCAAAAACAACAACGGACTGAATTTGCGTGTAGTGTGGGCAATTGGCTATGCTTTCTAG
- a CDS encoding DUF6452 family protein encodes MKKYILGLSVMLFGSLFWACEEDDICTENKTPELIIKLKSATPTQTLDSLYVLRQDSANEFTLITSGAGRDSISVPLPLSPSSETFLIFSRRKSSDQFLDVVKIGYKYSTEYVSKACGFKAVYSNLNATASSHNFIKNIEILQDEIISQNAAHILLTY; translated from the coding sequence ATGAAAAAATACATCTTAGGCCTATCTGTAATGCTTTTCGGCAGTCTCTTCTGGGCTTGCGAAGAAGATGACATCTGTACCGAAAACAAAACGCCTGAATTAATCATTAAATTAAAAAGCGCTACCCCCACGCAAACGCTGGACTCTCTCTATGTCCTTCGGCAAGACAGCGCAAATGAATTCACTCTCATCACAAGTGGCGCGGGTAGAGACTCCATCAGTGTGCCGCTACCACTCAGCCCCTCCTCAGAGACTTTCTTGATTTTTTCAAGAAGAAAATCCTCCGACCAATTCCTTGATGTAGTGAAGATTGGCTATAAATACAGTACTGAATATGTATCAAAAGCCTGCGGGTTTAAGGCCGTGTATTCAAACCTGAATGCCACTGCAAGCTCTCATAATTTCATAAAAAATATAGAAATTCTACAAGATGAAATCATTAGTCAAAACGCTGCTCACATTTTGCTTACTTATTAA
- the rlmD gene encoding 23S rRNA (uracil(1939)-C(5))-methyltransferase RlmD, with the protein MAKKERKPLILENIYLETAGAKGASIGKAPDGKTIFVRNAVPGDTVDVRILKKKRRYMEGTAVFVQEYSEFRTEPECEHFGVCGGCKWQNMKYVAQLHYKEKEVYDHLTRIGGIEIDGGAQKILGSKEKYFYRNKLEFSFSNQRWITDEEIAQNKEITDRNALGFHIPGMWSKILDVKKCWLQQDPSNAIRLAIKAYAEEHRLAFFDPVKQEGFLRTLMIRTTTTNEVMVLIQFFEENKTERENLLNHILKQFPSITSLLYAINPKGNDSVYDLDIKTFAGQDFITEKMEDLHFKIGPKSFYQTNPEQAYELYKVARDFAGLTGEELVYDLYTGTGTIAQFVSKKAKKVVGIESVPEAIAAAKENAAANGIENCTFHCGDMKEVFTDEFVTQNGVPDIIITDPPRDGMHPKVVENILRIAPKRVVYVSCNSATQARDLALMKEQYRVSKIQPVDMFPQTYHVENVVLLEKI; encoded by the coding sequence ATGGCAAAGAAAGAAAGAAAACCTTTAATCTTAGAAAATATTTATCTTGAAACAGCTGGTGCCAAGGGCGCAAGCATAGGAAAAGCACCCGATGGCAAAACAATTTTCGTGCGAAACGCCGTGCCTGGCGACACCGTAGATGTGCGCATTTTAAAGAAAAAACGTCGCTATATGGAAGGCACCGCTGTATTTGTTCAAGAATACTCCGAGTTTAGGACAGAGCCCGAGTGTGAGCACTTTGGCGTATGCGGTGGGTGCAAATGGCAAAACATGAAATATGTGGCTCAGCTACATTATAAGGAAAAAGAAGTTTACGATCACCTTACCCGCATTGGTGGCATCGAAATAGACGGAGGAGCTCAGAAAATTTTAGGCTCAAAGGAAAAGTATTTTTATAGAAATAAATTAGAATTTTCTTTCTCCAATCAGCGATGGATTACAGATGAAGAAATCGCTCAAAACAAAGAAATTACCGATAGAAATGCCCTTGGATTCCATATCCCAGGAATGTGGAGCAAAATCCTTGATGTGAAAAAATGCTGGCTACAACAAGACCCCTCCAATGCCATACGACTTGCCATTAAGGCCTACGCCGAGGAGCATCGTTTAGCCTTCTTCGACCCCGTGAAGCAGGAAGGATTCTTGCGCACGCTTATGATTCGCACCACCACAACGAACGAAGTTATGGTATTGATCCAGTTTTTTGAAGAAAATAAAACCGAACGAGAAAATCTATTAAATCATATTTTAAAACAATTTCCATCAATCACGAGTTTGCTTTATGCCATTAATCCAAAAGGCAACGATTCGGTGTATGATTTAGATATAAAAACCTTTGCAGGGCAAGACTTCATCACCGAAAAAATGGAAGATTTGCATTTTAAAATTGGGCCAAAGAGCTTTTACCAAACCAATCCCGAGCAGGCCTATGAATTGTATAAAGTGGCAAGAGATTTTGCGGGGCTTACGGGCGAGGAATTAGTCTATGATTTATACACAGGCACAGGAACCATTGCACAATTTGTGTCTAAAAAAGCTAAAAAAGTAGTAGGTATAGAATCAGTACCCGAAGCCATTGCCGCCGCCAAAGAAAATGCCGCCGCCAATGGAATTGAAAACTGCACATTCCATTGCGGTGATATGAAAGAGGTATTCACCGATGAATTTGTAACACAAAACGGCGTGCCAGACATCATCATTACCGACCCGCCACGAGATGGAATGCACCCCAAAGTGGTGGAAAACATCTTGCGCATCGCCCCAAAACGCGTGGTCTATGTGAGCTGCAACTCTGCAACGCAAGCGAGGGACTTAGCCCTAATGAAGGAGCAATACAGGGTATCAAAAATCCAGCCCGTGGACATGTTCCCGCAGACTTACCATGTGGAAAATGTGGTGCTTTTAGAAAAAATTTAA
- a CDS encoding TonB-dependent receptor — translation MNKAFISFTLLAMTYSITAQEQPSKTYVLDSVLVQGKEKRNHQRNAVISNAQTTEVLGAYELGRNIPQAIEQSLGIIPGVQVDKRTQFGGQRVVVRGYGNDQKFNNWGVKFYLNGVPMTNADGTTILEDLDFSTVNQVDVIKGPAGTLYGGGVGGVIKFNMLPDEQHGVKISQNTMGGSFNTFGSTTSVNAANDNYAMRFSYGHLQSEGYRPRGNTNKNNYSFLGNFKLSNTQKMMVYASHNDSYQGVDGQISYEDYYAGKDPGNAAYTRRNGHNHFISTRAIVNHQWQVTPNISSNTSIFYHTLDTDRAAAGAFEVSEQPSYGARTEWTGKFSWIPDFKTEFNIGAEYLISRPLVSNYRFDGSSLSTPPLQTKPLSKGSYFKYNNYNASFFISNRWKYEPYGLSLVAGLSGNSLGYDRRDLLYFPGLLAKPTKDASIDKDFSLVVTPHVALQKEIGKSHVLTLSYSEGYNAPTAATAYIKGISKTNDNLKPEFANMWDFSAQGTLANQLDYQVSLFNIEIKDKLSKLSAKDAQNNPYDYFANTGLQNNKGLEISLGYNYRAPHRFIQVVRPYANLSAYNFKYKDFKTSKEDFSGNKVVGVPSTKYSLGLDFDIKAGFYMRNSFNYISDVYTDFSNTVNVKGFTQYNAKLGYKKNIKNWDLDLFLIGNNLTNQINYTFLFVGNAVGDNDLGNGYPVGTVTDVNPGPSKAYFIGGLNITYHF, via the coding sequence ATGAATAAGGCATTTATTTCGTTTACATTATTAGCGATGACTTATAGTATAACAGCACAAGAACAACCTAGCAAAACTTATGTGCTAGATTCCGTACTCGTTCAAGGAAAAGAAAAAAGAAACCACCAAAGAAATGCTGTAATTTCTAATGCTCAAACCACAGAAGTATTGGGTGCTTATGAATTAGGCAGGAATATTCCTCAAGCCATTGAGCAAAGTTTGGGAATAATCCCTGGAGTACAGGTAGATAAAAGGACACAATTTGGTGGACAACGCGTGGTAGTTCGTGGCTATGGAAACGACCAAAAGTTCAACAACTGGGGTGTTAAATTCTACTTAAACGGAGTGCCTATGACTAATGCTGATGGTACTACGATTTTAGAAGATTTAGATTTCTCTACCGTTAATCAAGTAGATGTAATCAAAGGACCTGCTGGCACATTGTATGGTGGAGGTGTAGGCGGTGTTATAAAATTCAATATGCTACCAGATGAGCAACATGGCGTAAAAATATCGCAAAACACTATGGGTGGCTCATTCAACACTTTCGGGAGCACTACTAGCGTAAATGCCGCTAATGATAATTATGCTATGCGATTCAGCTATGGGCACTTACAGAGTGAGGGCTATCGCCCTAGAGGAAACACCAATAAAAACAACTACAGTTTCTTAGGCAACTTTAAGCTAAGCAATACTCAAAAAATGATGGTGTATGCATCGCACAACGATTCTTACCAAGGAGTAGATGGGCAAATTTCTTACGAAGACTATTACGCAGGAAAAGATCCAGGAAACGCAGCTTATACCAGAAGAAATGGGCACAACCATTTCATCAGCACACGAGCTATCGTTAATCACCAATGGCAAGTTACGCCAAACATCAGCAGCAACACCTCTATTTTCTACCACACACTAGATACAGATCGTGCAGCAGCAGGTGCTTTTGAGGTTTCGGAACAACCATCATATGGTGCTAGAACTGAATGGACAGGTAAATTCTCATGGATTCCAGATTTCAAAACTGAATTTAATATAGGTGCAGAATACTTAATTTCTCGCCCATTGGTATCAAACTACCGTTTTGATGGCAGTTCTCTAAGCACTCCGCCTTTACAGACTAAACCACTTAGCAAAGGCTCTTACTTTAAGTACAATAATTACAACGCATCTTTCTTTATCTCAAACAGATGGAAATATGAGCCTTACGGTCTATCCCTTGTCGCTGGATTAAGTGGAAACAGCCTAGGATACGACAGGAGAGATTTGCTCTACTTCCCTGGCTTGCTTGCCAAACCTACCAAAGATGCTTCTATCGACAAAGATTTCTCTCTTGTAGTAACACCTCATGTCGCCCTACAAAAAGAAATCGGGAAAAGCCATGTATTGACGCTAAGTTATAGCGAAGGCTACAACGCCCCTACTGCTGCAACGGCTTACATCAAAGGCATTTCAAAAACAAACGACAACTTGAAACCTGAGTTTGCCAACATGTGGGATTTCTCGGCTCAAGGTACCTTAGCCAATCAATTAGATTACCAAGTGTCTTTATTTAATATAGAAATCAAAGATAAATTGTCTAAACTTTCTGCCAAAGATGCACAAAACAACCCATATGACTACTTTGCCAATACTGGCTTGCAAAACAACAAAGGGCTAGAGATAAGCTTAGGCTACAATTACAGAGCACCTCACAGATTTATTCAAGTAGTACGCCCCTATGCAAACCTTTCTGCATACAACTTTAAATACAAGGATTTCAAAACTTCAAAAGAAGATTTCAGCGGAAACAAAGTGGTGGGCGTTCCATCTACCAAATACTCTTTGGGTCTAGACTTTGATATCAAAGCTGGCTTCTATATGAGAAATAGCTTTAATTACATCAGCGATGTTTACACCGATTTCTCTAACACAGTAAATGTAAAAGGCTTTACTCAATACAATGCAAAATTGGGGTACAAGAAAAACATCAAAAACTGGGATTTAGATTTATTCCTTATCGGGAACAACTTAACCAATCAAATCAACTACACTTTCCTATTTGTAGGAAATGCCGTAGGAGACAACGATTTAGGCAATGGCTACCCTGTGGGCACTGTAACAGATGTAAACCCAGGACCATCTAAAGCTTATTTCATTGGAGGATTAAATATTACTTATCATTTTTAA
- a CDS encoding HU family DNA-binding protein: MSIKYTIVERPQPGAKGGGTKKWYAQVSTAGEMSVDDLVKQIEKFSALSEADIKGVLVALENVAQEALSSGKLVRLGKLGTLYPTLSSSGADTEEAFNVSLIRSVGVNYRAGKRIIDAMKAAGFEKKSK, from the coding sequence ATGTCAATCAAATACACCATAGTAGAAAGGCCTCAGCCAGGGGCAAAAGGCGGCGGCACCAAGAAATGGTATGCCCAAGTGAGCACCGCTGGGGAGATGAGCGTAGATGATTTAGTCAAGCAGATAGAAAAATTTTCAGCACTGAGCGAGGCAGATATAAAAGGCGTTCTGGTAGCCTTAGAGAATGTAGCCCAAGAAGCCCTATCTAGCGGAAAGCTGGTCAGGCTAGGGAAACTGGGCACGCTCTACCCTACGCTGAGCAGTAGTGGCGCCGATACCGAAGAGGCATTTAATGTCAGCCTCATCCGCTCTGTGGGGGTAAACTACCGTGCAGGCAAACGCATTATAGATGCAATGAAAGCGGCAGGCTTTGAGAAAAAATCCAAATAA